One window of the Lytechinus variegatus isolate NC3 chromosome 3, Lvar_3.0, whole genome shotgun sequence genome contains the following:
- the LOC121410458 gene encoding protein rolling stone-like, with protein sequence MGCLETLKQEFRCRAFLLGGTKPNLFVTPQGRWLGMPWTFMTYRLAIAVYQLIFVILTLVYWGEAPLYSAVDTRAKWLIYISNWTYLFVLVYFIIAAINTFYWHLGHEKKDHVDKSGEKIEMSNANTTDVETASPSREDESTPWYLQIQRFCQVYSCSASVFVTILFYALVYDSSTTVIHVFNVHVHGIAMVLMFIDTILVATPIRILHMVYVMLVAFIYFCFTAIYYAAGGRNPSGGTHIYSGSLDWGAKASRSAVIAVLTVLVAAPILHLIFYAIYRIRLAIGSFWQCCTHHDSEISTS encoded by the exons ATGGGCTGTTTGGAAACTCTAAAGCAGGAATTCCGTTGTCGAGCTTTTTTACTTGGAGGCACGAAACCAAACTTATTTGTAACACCCCAG GGCAGATGGCTTGGAATGCCATGGACCTTCATGACATATCGTCTAGCGATAGCTGTATATCAGCTAATCTTCGTAATTCTCACTTTGGTATATTGGGGTGAGGCACCTCTCTACAGTGCTGTAGACACCAGGGCAAAATGGTTAATCTACATCTCCAACTGGACCTATCTTTTCGTCTTGGTTTATTTCATCATCGCCGCTATCAATACCTTCTACTGGCACCTGGGGCACGAAAAGAAAG accatgtggataaatctggtgaaaaaaTTGAGATGAGCAATGCCAATACAACAGATGTAGAGACGGCATCACCATCAAGAGAAGATGAATCTACTCCGTGGTATTTACAAATTCAACGATTCTGCCAGGTGTACTCTTGTTCTGCATCAGTCTTTGTCACCATTCTATTTTATGCGCTGGTTTATGATTCAAGCACTACTGTCATCCATGTCTTCAATGTACACGTCCATGGTATCGCCATGGTGCTCATGTTTATTGATACCATTCTGGTGGCCACACCCATCCGTATCTTACACATGGTTTACGTGATGCTTgttgcatttatttatttctgttttacCGCCATTTACTACGCAGCCGGTGGGCGAAATCCCAGTGGTGGAACCCACATCTACAGTGGTTCTTTGGATTGGGGAGCCAAAGCTAGTAGATCGGCTGTCATAGCTGTATTAACTGTATTGGTAGCAGCACCTattcttcatttgattttctATGCAATTTATCGCATTCGTCTTGCAATTGGGAGCTTTTGGCAATGCTGCACACATCATGATTCTGAAATTTCTACTTCTTAA